The following is a genomic window from Salinibacterium sp. UTAS2018.
ACGGCAGCGGCGTTTGCGGCAGCCGCAGTGCTGGAGGTCGCGGCGTCGTCGGCGGGGGTGGATGACTCCGGCGCCGACTCGGTCGCCGTGTGGTTGTGAACCTGGGTCATGGCTATCTCGATTCGTGAAAGTGCGGTAACCACAACGTACGACCGGTCTGCGCGCGCGCAAAGTGTCTCGTGCACCGTCAACCAAGGGGATGCCGGACCCACCGCATCCGTTTGTGCGAAACCGCAAAACAGTCGCCGTAGCGTTGTGGGATGTCGTGCGAATCCAGTGACCATTGGCCCGGGAATCTTTGTTCAGCCGCCGTTGTTGGGGTGCATGAAAGGATGTAACTATGTCGACAATCACACTCACCTCAGAAGACTTTGGCCAGGCGATCACTAAAGAGGGAATCACGCTTGTTGATTTCTGGGCTGAATGGTGTGGCCCCTGTAAGCAGTTCGGGCCCATCTTTGAAGCCGCAAGCGAAGCCCACCCGGACATCACGTTCGGCAAGGTAGACACCGAAGACCAGCAGGAACTCGCTGGCGCGGCCGGAATCACCTCAATTCCGACGCTCATGGTGTTCCGCGAAGGCGTACTCGTCTTCTCGCAGCCTGGCGCCCTTCCCGCTCCTGCTCTCGAGCAGGTCATCGAAGGCGCCAAGAATCTCGACATGGTCGAGGTTCACAAGCAGGTTGCTGAACAGCAGGCTGCTGCAGAAGCTGGCGAAGCGCCGGCCGAGCACTCCCACTAGCTACTAGCTACTAGCTACTAGCCACTAGCCACTAGCCACTAGCCACTAGCCACACCGCAGACCACAAAGGCCCCGCCGACGCAATGTCGGCGGGGCCTTTTCTGTGGACGAGCACGTGCGTTAGTTCAGAGCGCCAGCAATCGCGTCTACGAAACTATCGATCCCCCAGGGCAGCGAGAGCGCCGTGGGAGGCGACACTGACGCGACGAGCGATGCGCCATTGACGGCAACGAGGCCACCGTTCGCGACAGCGGGGATGCTCTGCGCATACGGCTGCGCGGCGAAGGTGTCGCCGACTTCTTCAGTCTCGGCGTACGCGATCAGCAGGTCGCTGTCGAGCTCGTCAAGCTTTTCGTAGCTGAGCGTGTAGAAGAAGGTGGAGTCGCCATTCGACAGAGCATCAACGGCGGGTGCATTCTCGAGACCGAGGTCGAGCAAGAACTCGACGCGGGGATCGGCGGGCTTGTAGACGTAGAAGGTGCCGCCCACGTCGAAGGTCGCAGCGACAGTCTTACCCTCGAACTCAGGATTCTCGGCCGCCTTCTCCGCGACGAGAGCGTCGATGTTTGCCAGAACCTCATCCGCTGCAGCTGACTGGCCGAGGGCGGTACCTGTGATGCTGATGACATCGCGCCACGGAGTCGACCACGGCAGTTCGGGGTAGGCGACAACGGGCGCGATCTCGCTGAGCAGGTCGTACTGCTCTTCAGTGATTCCCGAGTAGGTGGCGAGGATGAGGTCGGGAGCGGCTTCCGCGATCTGCTCATAAGCGGGAGCATCCGCGGTGGCAGGGAAGATCAGCGGGGTCTCGGCACCCATCTCGGTGAGAGCATCCACCGCCCATGGCAAAACGCCATTCTCGTCGCCGCCGTAGTTCTGAGCTTCCATGCCGACAGGTACAACCCCGAGGGCGAGAACGGCGTCGCCGCTACCCCAGCCCAGGGTGAGGACGCGCTGCGGTTCGCTCTCAATGACGGTCTCGCCGAACGCGTGCTCGATCGTGACCGGGAACGCGTCGGATGCTGCCGGCGCTTCGGTGTCGGACTCGGAAGTGGACGCGGCGCATCCACTCAACGCAATGAGGGCAGCGGTGGCCGCAGCGAATGCTGCGAGGCGGGGTCGGCGTGACATTGATCTCCTCGATCGGACTATGGGTGCAGAGTAAGGATAGGCTTGCCTTAGTGAATAGTGCAAGCGGAGTTGCTGTCGCCAACAGCGCCGAGGCGAGCTAATGACGAGGTGCGCGGGTAACCGCGTAACGCGCTAACGCCGCCTCAGCGGAATCACCATCGGCGAATGCGAGACCGGGTCTTCGATGATCCGGGCTTCAAGGCCGAAGGCCTCCAGCATCCGTTCGGCAGTCACCACCTCAGCGGGAGTGCCCTGCGCGATGACGCGCCCTTCGCACATGAGGATCATGTGGTCGGCGTAGCGGGCGGCGAGGCTGAGTTCGTGCAGCACCATGACGATCGTTGTGCCACGTTCGCGATTGAGATCGGCGAGCACGTCGAGAGCATCAAGTTGGTGGCGCACATCCAAGAACGTTGTGGGCTCGTCGAGCAGCAAGATGTCGGGATCCTGACTCAGGGCCATCGCGATCCAGACCCGCTGGCGCTGCCCACCCGAGAGCTCCTCGATGCGGCGCGATGCTAACTGGGCCGTGTCAGTCGCTTCGAGTGCGTTCTCGACGGCTGCCTCATCCGCTGCTGACCACTGCTGAAACCAGCCCTGATGCGGGTAACGCCCGCGAGCCACGAGGTCGCGAACCGTAATGCCCTCTGGCGCGATCGGGGACTGCGG
Proteins encoded in this region:
- a CDS encoding iron-siderophore ABC transporter substrate-binding protein — translated: MSRRPRLAAFAAATAALIALSGCAASTSESDTEAPAASDAFPVTIEHAFGETVIESEPQRVLTLGWGSGDAVLALGVVPVGMEAQNYGGDENGVLPWAVDALTEMGAETPLIFPATADAPAYEQIAEAAPDLILATYSGITEEQYDLLSEIAPVVAYPELPWSTPWRDVISITGTALGQSAAADEVLANIDALVAEKAAENPEFEGKTVAATFDVGGTFYVYKPADPRVEFLLDLGLENAPAVDALSNGDSTFFYTLSYEKLDELDSDLLIAYAETEEVGDTFAAQPYAQSIPAVANGGLVAVNGASLVASVSPPTALSLPWGIDSFVDAIAGALN
- the trxA gene encoding thioredoxin, whose amino-acid sequence is MSTITLTSEDFGQAITKEGITLVDFWAEWCGPCKQFGPIFEAASEAHPDITFGKVDTEDQQELAGAAGITSIPTLMVFREGVLVFSQPGALPAPALEQVIEGAKNLDMVEVHKQVAEQQAAAEAGEAPAEHSH
- a CDS encoding ABC transporter ATP-binding protein; protein product: MKQKQAHTLRAENITLNYGGRDIVSDLSVEIPDGKVTVIVGANACGKSTLLRGLSRLLRPASGHVTLDGRDIHSVPSKEIAQVVGILPQSPIAPEGITVRDLVARGRYPHQGWFQQWSAADEAAVENALEATDTAQLASRRIEELSGGQRQRVWIAMALSQDPDILLLDEPTTFLDVRHQLDALDVLADLNRERGTTIVMVLHELSLAARYADHMILMCEGRVIAQGTPAEVVTAERMLEAFGLEARIIEDPVSHSPMVIPLRRR